A single window of Cloacibacillus sp. DNA harbors:
- the purL gene encoding phosphoribosylformylglycinamidine synthase subunit PurL produces MDFRKVGLSESEYKRIIELLGREPNALELELIGVMWSEHCSYKSTRPLLRTFPSKGKYVLQGQGENAGVVDMGEGWGFAFKVESHNHPSAVAPFQGAATGVGGIIRDIIAMGARPTVSMDGLFFGDASLRKTKNLAKGIVEGIGAYGNAVGVPILGGKTFYSPCYNDNPLVNAFSAGFVRLDKMASSQTAKPGDFAVLLGSKTGRDGIAGASFASRELDEDSKASKPQIQIGDPFEEKLLIECCIDLLEKNLIASMQDMGAAGILSSSSEIAHKSGCGIDIEVEKIPLREADMLPWEIFLSESQERMLLVVEEPQLEAVFALAKHYGLDCAVVGTMTDSRRYRVYKNGNLEAELPTSILGDTPEKIWPAAEPKDMPARQAIDPASLKCTDAAADLLEMLSCPNGHKKDAIWEQYDSMVQLHTIAGPGEPAAITEVPETRRACVLTMEAEPYKCWTDPYTGAAEAMALSLRGLWLTGAETLGMTNCLNFASPEDPEKFYELKECLRGLAETCGALDCPVVSGNVSLYNETATDRIFPTPLVVTAGLVVDRDKVVRAGRAQPGDAVYLVGKAEGSLGGSRYQQYKDGRPLGVTVATDFEAEKAFRKAALDVAHRQLARSGRVVAGGGLVTALANEAVASDTGMEITLPVGTRVEKTLFSEGGARAVYSVAPERAAEFEAAWAGFPCVKAGTAGGDKFTWREVLSLPLEELKKAFTEEK; encoded by the coding sequence ATGGATTTCCGCAAGGTTGGACTCTCGGAATCAGAATACAAGAGGATCATAGAACTGCTCGGACGCGAGCCGAACGCTCTCGAACTGGAGCTTATCGGCGTAATGTGGTCCGAGCATTGCAGTTATAAATCTACGCGCCCGCTTTTGCGCACTTTCCCGTCAAAGGGGAAGTATGTGCTGCAAGGACAGGGCGAGAACGCCGGCGTGGTGGATATGGGTGAGGGCTGGGGCTTCGCCTTTAAGGTGGAAAGCCACAACCACCCCTCCGCGGTGGCTCCGTTTCAGGGCGCCGCGACCGGCGTGGGCGGCATCATCCGCGACATTATAGCGATGGGCGCGCGTCCTACCGTCTCTATGGACGGCCTTTTCTTCGGCGACGCGTCGCTTCGCAAGACAAAGAATCTGGCAAAGGGCATCGTTGAGGGCATCGGCGCTTACGGCAACGCGGTGGGCGTGCCCATCCTCGGCGGAAAAACTTTTTATTCTCCCTGCTACAACGACAATCCGCTTGTGAACGCGTTCAGCGCGGGCTTCGTGCGGCTAGACAAGATGGCGAGTTCGCAGACGGCGAAGCCGGGCGATTTCGCGGTGCTGCTTGGCTCAAAGACGGGCCGCGACGGAATCGCGGGCGCCTCTTTCGCCTCGCGCGAGCTTGACGAGGATTCAAAGGCCAGCAAGCCTCAGATACAGATAGGCGACCCGTTTGAAGAAAAGCTGCTTATTGAGTGCTGCATCGACCTGCTTGAAAAGAACCTCATCGCCTCTATGCAGGACATGGGAGCGGCGGGCATTCTTTCATCGTCTAGCGAGATTGCGCACAAGAGCGGCTGCGGCATCGACATAGAGGTAGAAAAGATACCGCTACGCGAAGCTGACATGCTCCCGTGGGAAATTTTCCTTTCGGAGTCGCAGGAAAGAATGCTGCTCGTCGTCGAAGAGCCTCAGCTGGAGGCGGTATTCGCGCTCGCAAAACACTACGGCCTTGACTGCGCCGTGGTCGGCACTATGACGGACAGCAGACGTTACCGCGTCTACAAAAACGGAAATCTCGAAGCGGAGCTGCCTACCTCTATCCTTGGCGACACGCCGGAGAAGATATGGCCCGCGGCCGAGCCAAAGGATATGCCCGCCCGTCAGGCGATAGACCCCGCCTCTTTAAAATGCACGGACGCGGCGGCAGACCTGCTTGAGATGCTTTCCTGCCCCAACGGACATAAAAAAGACGCTATATGGGAGCAGTATGATTCCATGGTGCAGCTCCACACGATAGCCGGCCCCGGCGAACCCGCGGCGATAACGGAGGTGCCGGAAACGCGCCGCGCCTGCGTGCTTACGATGGAGGCCGAGCCGTACAAGTGCTGGACGGACCCGTACACTGGAGCGGCGGAGGCTATGGCGCTTTCGCTTCGCGGCCTGTGGCTCACGGGCGCAGAGACGCTGGGCATGACGAACTGCCTGAATTTCGCCTCTCCCGAAGACCCTGAGAAGTTCTACGAATTAAAGGAATGTCTGCGCGGACTTGCGGAGACCTGCGGCGCTCTTGACTGCCCCGTAGTCTCCGGCAACGTCAGCCTTTACAACGAGACCGCGACCGACCGCATCTTCCCCACTCCGCTCGTTGTGACGGCTGGGCTTGTGGTGGACCGCGACAAAGTTGTCCGCGCCGGCCGCGCACAACCGGGCGACGCCGTATATCTCGTGGGCAAAGCGGAAGGGTCGCTCGGCGGCTCGCGCTATCAGCAGTACAAAGACGGCAGGCCGCTTGGCGTCACCGTCGCCACAGACTTTGAGGCTGAAAAGGCTTTCCGAAAGGCGGCGCTTGACGTGGCGCACCGCCAGCTTGCGCGTTCTGGACGCGTAGTGGCGGGCGGCGGCCTCGTTACCGCTCTTGCAAACGAAGCGGTAGCGTCCGATACAGGCATGGAGATAACGCTTCCCGTTGGAACGCGCGTGGAAAAAACGCTTTTCTCAGAGGGCGGAGCGCGCGCGGTCTATTCCGTGGCGCCCGAGCGCGCGGCGGAGTTTGAAGCGGCGTGGGCCGGTTTTCCGTGCGTGAAGGCGGGCACTGCCGGCGGCGATAAATTTACGTGGCGCGAGGTTCTCTCTCTGCCGCTTGAAGAGCTTAAGAAAGCATTTACGGAGGAAAAATAA
- the purF gene encoding amidophosphoribosyltransferase — MCGIFGAYSQSGNAVLEDIYLGLCALQHRGQLSAGVAWTDKGSVHIKKGLGLVHEALSQSELAKIEAHTAIGHVRYATTGGTRPENCQPLGANYAQGPIAIAHNGNLTNAAALSSYLANRGAIFQTSCDTETIIQLMAHQPATVQLEALETALGKLQGAYSLAVLLEDCLIAARDPYGFRPLVLGRRGDDYFVSSESCALDMIGAELVRDVEPGEVLVIDRRGIISRKMKKQAQRHRKCAFEYVYFARPDSVIDGRSVYKARKNLGACLGHCLDCQKDAVVTGMPDSGTLAALGLAEEAGMEFEAGVVRNRYVGRTFIQPTQRVRDAGVKIKLNPQPGIFEGKEAVLVDDSLVRGTTAGRIVSMIRDSGASKVHMKIASPPVRFPCYYGIDTPSSEELVAAQMEIPELCRKIDADSLEYISCEELCRAIGLPRDELCTACFDGDYVDENQDGDLLEV, encoded by the coding sequence ATGTGCGGAATTTTCGGAGCGTACAGCCAAAGCGGCAATGCCGTATTGGAAGACATATATCTCGGACTTTGCGCTCTGCAGCACAGAGGCCAGCTATCGGCGGGCGTCGCGTGGACGGATAAAGGCTCCGTACACATCAAAAAGGGCCTTGGACTTGTTCACGAGGCGCTCTCCCAGAGCGAGCTGGCAAAGATAGAGGCGCACACTGCGATAGGACATGTGCGCTACGCGACGACCGGAGGCACGAGGCCCGAGAACTGCCAGCCGCTTGGCGCAAATTACGCGCAGGGGCCGATAGCGATCGCGCATAACGGAAATCTTACGAACGCGGCGGCTCTTTCCAGCTATCTTGCAAACCGCGGCGCTATTTTCCAGACTTCGTGCGACACGGAGACTATCATTCAGCTGATGGCCCATCAGCCGGCGACGGTGCAGCTTGAAGCGCTGGAGACGGCCCTTGGCAAGTTGCAGGGAGCCTACAGCCTCGCCGTTCTGCTTGAAGACTGCCTTATCGCGGCGCGCGACCCCTACGGGTTTCGTCCGCTCGTCCTTGGACGGCGCGGAGACGATTATTTCGTCTCCTCCGAGTCGTGCGCGCTGGATATGATAGGCGCGGAGCTTGTGCGCGACGTGGAGCCGGGCGAGGTGCTGGTGATCGACAGGCGCGGCATCATCTCGCGCAAGATGAAAAAACAGGCGCAGCGTCACCGCAAATGCGCCTTTGAATATGTCTATTTCGCGCGGCCGGACAGCGTCATCGACGGCAGGTCTGTATATAAGGCAAGAAAGAATCTGGGCGCCTGTCTCGGCCATTGCTTGGACTGCCAAAAAGACGCGGTCGTCACGGGGATGCCGGACAGCGGCACGCTCGCGGCGCTGGGCCTCGCGGAGGAAGCCGGCATGGAGTTTGAGGCCGGCGTCGTGCGCAACAGATATGTCGGGCGCACCTTCATTCAGCCGACGCAGCGCGTGCGCGACGCGGGCGTGAAGATAAAGCTGAACCCTCAGCCCGGCATTTTCGAGGGCAAAGAGGCGGTGCTGGTGGACGATTCCCTTGTTCGCGGAACGACGGCCGGCCGCATCGTTTCGATGATACGCGACAGCGGAGCGAGCAAGGTGCACATGAAGATAGCCTCTCCGCCCGTGCGTTTTCCCTGTTATTACGGGATAGACACGCCGAGCTCGGAGGAGCTTGTCGCGGCTCAGATGGAGATACCGGAGCTCTGCCGCAAGATAGACGCGGACTCGCTGGAATATATAAGCTGCGAGGAGCTTTGCCGCGCTATAGGACTTCCGCGCGACGAACTGTGTACAGCATGTTTTGACGGCGATTATGTGGACGAAAATCAGGACGGCGATCTGCTCGAAGTATAG
- a CDS encoding phosphoribosylaminoimidazolesuccinocarboxamide synthase, which produces MELTKKDFIYEGKAKRLYTTEDANYVIVEYKDSFTAFNGLKKATMSGKGVLNNNISSKLFTMLAENGVESHFVKRLNETDQLVKRVNIVPLEVIVRNITTGSLCKRLGVAEGMTLPRPLFEMCYKDDELGDPFIIEDHALLFGWATKEELDKIKDISLKVNAILKDYFEKLGVVLVDFKLEFGKDMQGNLILADEISPDTCRFWDKSTGDHLDKDRFRKDLGDVLGAYEEIWKRISA; this is translated from the coding sequence ATGGAACTGACAAAAAAGGATTTCATCTACGAAGGCAAGGCAAAGAGGCTCTACACGACGGAGGACGCAAATTACGTTATCGTCGAATACAAGGACAGCTTCACCGCTTTTAACGGCCTCAAAAAGGCGACTATGAGCGGCAAGGGCGTCCTCAACAACAACATTTCGTCAAAGCTTTTCACGATGCTCGCTGAAAACGGCGTTGAATCGCATTTTGTAAAAAGGCTCAACGAAACAGACCAGCTTGTGAAGCGCGTCAACATCGTGCCGCTTGAGGTGATCGTGCGCAATATCACGACCGGCTCGCTCTGCAAGCGTCTGGGCGTCGCTGAGGGCATGACGCTGCCGCGCCCGCTCTTTGAGATGTGCTACAAGGACGACGAGCTTGGCGATCCGTTCATCATCGAAGACCACGCCCTGCTCTTCGGCTGGGCGACAAAGGAAGAGCTGGACAAGATCAAAGACATCTCCCTTAAGGTGAACGCCATCCTCAAGGATTACTTTGAGAAGCTGGGCGTCGTGCTTGTGGACTTCAAGCTTGAGTTCGGCAAGGATATGCAGGGCAATCTTATACTCGCCGACGAAATCTCCCCCGACACCTGCCGTTTCTGGGACAAGTCTACAGGCGACCATCTTGACAAGGACCGCTTCCGCAAGGACCTCGGCGATGTGCTCGGCGCATACGAAGAGATCTGGAAGAGAATTTCAGCTTAG
- the purF gene encoding amidophosphoribosyltransferase, translating into MSGIFGAYSAKGKPVLEEVYLGLYALQHRGQESAGIAWTEDGRVASAHGVGLLHNAIDQQKLADEKASCAIGHVRCVPLESSQLQNVLPICANYARGPVAIAHDGLVTNLAELTEQLEQRGAIFQSSTNSEAVLHLMAQRSHMQPVDALVDSLKRLEGSYAIAVLLEDAFVAARDPYGFKPLVLGERDGVYYAASESCALDIVGAKLLRDVEPGEIVVINSKGLTSLRVRQEKCGRCMHCSFEYVYTARPDSIIDGRSVYETRKEMGRRLALKSPCGDADLVAGMPDSGTISAIGYAHAARTPFEMGVVRNRYVGRTFIQPTQKVRELGVKIKLNPIEEVFNGKKAVIVDDSIVRGTTAERVVAMIRNCGAAEVHLRIASPPVLHPCRYGIDTRKQETLAAVRMTLDELCRKVGADSLDYLTEEDLTESIGLPADKLCTACFSGKYLEDDKQEKC; encoded by the coding sequence ATGAGCGGAATTTTCGGCGCGTACAGCGCAAAGGGAAAGCCCGTACTCGAGGAGGTCTATCTCGGCCTCTACGCCTTGCAGCACCGCGGGCAGGAATCCGCCGGCATCGCGTGGACGGAAGACGGACGCGTCGCCTCGGCGCACGGGGTGGGCCTCCTTCACAACGCGATAGACCAGCAGAAGCTTGCGGACGAAAAGGCCTCCTGCGCGATAGGGCACGTCCGCTGTGTGCCGCTTGAAAGCTCCCAGCTCCAGAACGTGCTGCCTATATGCGCCAACTACGCGCGCGGCCCTGTCGCCATCGCGCACGACGGCCTTGTGACGAACCTTGCGGAGCTTACGGAGCAGCTTGAACAGCGCGGCGCTATTTTCCAGTCTTCGACGAACTCGGAGGCGGTGCTGCACCTTATGGCGCAGCGTTCGCACATGCAGCCGGTGGACGCGCTCGTGGACTCGCTCAAAAGGCTCGAAGGCTCTTATGCTATAGCAGTGCTGCTTGAAGACGCCTTCGTCGCGGCGCGCGACCCGTACGGCTTCAAGCCTCTGGTGCTCGGTGAGCGCGACGGCGTCTATTACGCCGCCTCGGAATCCTGCGCGCTCGACATAGTAGGCGCGAAGCTCTTGCGCGACGTGGAGCCGGGCGAGATCGTCGTAATCAACTCAAAGGGGCTGACAAGCCTCCGCGTGAGGCAGGAAAAATGCGGGCGCTGTATGCACTGCTCGTTTGAGTACGTCTACACCGCGCGCCCCGACAGCATCATCGACGGACGTTCCGTCTACGAAACGAGAAAAGAGATGGGACGCAGGCTTGCTCTCAAGTCCCCGTGCGGCGACGCCGACCTTGTGGCGGGAATGCCGGACAGCGGAACTATATCAGCGATAGGCTACGCGCACGCGGCGCGCACGCCCTTTGAAATGGGCGTCGTCCGCAACCGCTACGTCGGACGCACCTTCATCCAGCCAACGCAGAAGGTGCGCGAGCTGGGCGTGAAAATAAAATTGAACCCGATAGAAGAGGTCTTCAACGGCAAGAAGGCGGTCATCGTCGACGACTCGATCGTGCGCGGCACTACGGCGGAACGCGTCGTGGCGATGATAAGAAACTGCGGCGCGGCGGAGGTCCACCTTCGCATCGCCTCCCCGCCCGTTCTGCACCCCTGCCGCTACGGCATCGACACGCGAAAGCAGGAGACTTTAGCCGCCGTCCGCATGACGCTTGATGAACTGTGCCGGAAGGTAGGCGCGGACTCTCTGGACTATCTTACAGAGGAGGACCTCACTGAATCCATAGGCCTCCCCGCCGACAAACTGTGTACCGCCTGCTTTTCAGGCAAATACCTCGAAGACGACAAACAGGAGAAATGCTAA